In Ancylobacter pratisalsi, one DNA window encodes the following:
- a CDS encoding ABC transporter permease, translating into MAVLRRTLLIAYTVLLFAFIFAPIVSTIVFSFNADRFPSLPWGGFSLHWYAAIYNDASIQRGLVNSLIVAGVTCAIATFLGFSAAYIDYRYRFFGKSVYLALAALPPTVPVVILGVALLTFEGRIGLSGTLIGIIVGHVVLSTPFAMALVRMRLADLDPDIERAAWNLGATPWATMFGVIVPFCLPAIFAAIFLTAAVSFDEFMIAWFVSGVNETLPVRVLAMLQGQVSPRINAIGAIVFAVSITLIVLAQVLLGSIAGRAARRKG; encoded by the coding sequence ATGGCCGTTCTGCGCCGCACGCTTCTGATCGCCTACACGGTGCTGCTGTTCGCCTTCATCTTCGCGCCGATCGTCTCGACCATCGTGTTCTCGTTCAACGCGGACCGTTTCCCCAGCCTGCCGTGGGGCGGGTTCAGCCTGCACTGGTACGCGGCGATCTACAACGACGCCTCGATCCAGCGCGGGCTGGTGAACAGCTTGATCGTGGCCGGCGTCACCTGTGCGATCGCGACGTTTCTCGGCTTCTCCGCCGCCTATATCGACTACCGCTACCGCTTCTTCGGCAAGTCGGTCTATCTCGCGCTTGCCGCGCTGCCGCCGACCGTGCCGGTCGTCATCCTCGGCGTCGCGCTGCTGACCTTCGAGGGGCGGATAGGGCTGTCCGGCACCCTTATCGGCATCATTGTCGGCCATGTCGTGCTGAGCACGCCCTTCGCCATGGCGCTGGTACGGATGCGCCTCGCCGATCTCGACCCGGATATCGAACGCGCGGCCTGGAATCTCGGCGCGACGCCATGGGCCACCATGTTCGGCGTGATCGTGCCGTTCTGCCTGCCGGCGATCTTCGCCGCGATCTTTCTCACCGCCGCCGTGTCGTTCGATGAGTTCATGATCGCTTGGTTCGTCTCCGGCGTGAACGAGACGCTGCCGGTGCGCGTGCTGGCGATGCTTCAGGGACAGGTCAGCCCGCGCATCAACGCCATCGGCGCCATCGTCTTCGCCGTCAGCATCACGCTCATCGTGCTCGCCCAAGTGCTGCTCGGGAGCATCGCGGGCCGTGCCGCCCGAAGGAAAGGATGA